Proteins from one Nicotiana tabacum cultivar K326 chromosome 23, ASM71507v2, whole genome shotgun sequence genomic window:
- the LOC142177337 gene encoding uncharacterized protein LOC142177337, translating to MADEKIDHTHPLFLHPSDTPSSVMILIELIGSENYGLWSRTIRIALQVKRKLGEIITISQGTNSVDSYFTRLKEMWSEHDALFPTPSCDYAKSKDYIEHLHRQRLLQFLSGLNETYE from the exons ATGGCAGACGAGAAAATTGATCACACGCATCCTCTATTCCTGCATCCTTCTGATACACCGAGCTCAGTTATGATCCTAATTGAACTCATCGGGTCTGAAAACTATGGATTATGGAGTAGGACGATACGAATTGCTCTCCAAGTTAAGCGAAAGCTAGG AGAAATTATAACGATTTCCCAAGGAACTAATTCTGTTGATTCCTATTTCACGAGACTGAAGGAAATGTGGTCGGAGCATGATGCTTTATTTCCCACACCAAGTTGTGATTATGCTAAATCAAAGGACTATATTGAACACCTTCATCGTCAAAGGTTACTTCAGTTTCTCAGTGGTCTGAATGAGACCTATGAGTAG
- the LOC107764687 gene encoding ATP sulfurylase 2, producing the protein MSLAIRLHVTSTIFHYCNNTSKKNPFSHNCTKFKANPIYHFDKLSHLVFSHRKKMSSLTSSRGSCGMSVKSSLIEPDGGSLVDLVVPENQRVAKIAEAETMAKVKLTKIDLEWVHVISEGWASPLKGFMREDEYLQSLHFNSLRMKDGSIVNMSLPIILAIDDEDKEKIGASSDVALVGPNDDLVGILRSIEIYKHNKEERIARTWGTTAPGLPYVEEVITPAGNWLIGGDLEVIKPIKYNDGLDHYRLSPQQLRNEFDRREADAVFAFQLRNPVHNGHALLMNDTRRRLLEMGYKNPILLLHPLGGFTKADDVPLDVRMEQHSKVLEDGVLDPETTIVAIFPSPMHYAGPTEVQWHAKARINAGANFYIVGRDPAGMSHPQEKRDLYDPDHGKKVLSMAPGLEKLNILPFRVAAYDTVDKKMAFFDPSRAKEFLFISGTKMRTYARTGENPPDGFMCPGGWEVLVKYYESLQAEDGVQNSAVLTAR; encoded by the exons ATGTCTCTAGCTATTAGACTGCACGTTACTAGTACCATTTTCCACTATTGTAATAACACTAGCAAGAAAAACCCCTTTAGTCACAATTGCACCAAATTTAAAGCCAACCCCATTTACCATTTTGACAAATTATCTCACCTTGTGTTTTCCCACAGAAAAAAGATGAGTTCTTTAACTTCTTCAAGAGGGTCTTGTGGGATGAGTGTGAAGAGTTCTTTGATTGAACCAGATGGGGGTTCTTTAGTGGATCTTGTGGTGCCTGAGAATCAAAGGGTTGCAAAAATTGCAGAGGCAGAAACTATGGCAAAAGTGAAGCTGACAAAGATTGATCTTGAATGGGTTCATGTGATTAGTGAAGGTTGGGCTAGTCCTCTTAAAGGGTTTATGAGAGAGGATGAGTATTTGCAGAGCTTACATTTCAATTCACTTAGAATGAAAGATGGGTCTATTGTCAATATGTCACTTCCTATTATTTTGGCAATTGATGATGAAGATAAAGAGAAGATTGGTGCCTCCAGTGATGTTGCTTTAGTTGGGCCAAATGATGATTTAGTTGGCATTCTTAGAAG TATTGAGATCTACAAGCACaacaaagaagaaagaattgcaaGAACATGGGGAACTACAGCCCCAGGATTACCTTATGTTGAGGAGGTAATTACTCCTGCTGGAAATTGGCTCATTGGTGGAGATCTGGAAGTCATAAAGCCTATCAAATATAATGATGGTCTTGATCACTACAGGCTCTCTCCCCAACAACTTCGAAATGAGTTTGATCGACGGGAGGCAGATGCAGTATTTGCTTTTCAGTTGAGAAATCCTGTCCATAATGGCCATGCTTTGCTTATGAATGATACACGGAGGAGACTTTTGGAAATGGGTTACAAGAATCCAATTCTTCTGCTCCATCCTTTAGGTGGTTTCACTAAGGCTGATGACGTGCCACTAGATGTCCGTATGGAACAACATAGCAAG GTCCTAGAAGATGGAGTTCTCGATCCCGAGACTACTATTGTGGCCATATTTCCCTCACCAATGCATTATGCTGGACCTACTGAAGTACAGTGGCATGCAAAGGCACGGATAAATGCGGGTGCAAATTTCTACATTGTAGGTCGCGATCCGGCTGGTATGAGCCACCCACAAGAGAAGAGGGACTTGTATGATCCAGATCATGGAAAGAAAGTTCTAAGCATGGCCCCTGGTCTTGAGAAATTGAACATTCTGCCCTTCAGG GTGGCAGCATATGACACAGTCGATAAGAAGATGGCATTTTTCGACCCTTCACGTGCTAAAGAGTTTCTCTTTATTTCTGGTACCAAG ATGCGAACTTATGCAAGAACGGGTGAGAATCCTCCAGATGGTTTCATGTGTCCTGGGGGGTGGGAAGTATTGGTCAAATACTATGAGAGCTTGCAGGCTGAGGATGGTGTACAGAACTCTGCTGTTCTTACTGCTCGGTGA